The Paroedura picta isolate Pp20150507F chromosome 2, Ppicta_v3.0, whole genome shotgun sequence sequence ATCTGAGTGTTCTTGGGTCACAGTGCTGTTACTCCTCCTCAGTTAGAGACTAATAAATTTCACATCCAGCAACCTGATTAGTGGCCTTATTTGTGTGGGCAGTGGGACAAATGGACCAATGATGCAAACAGCAATGCCTCACAACAATCAAGGGCTGAATCTCACTGATCCGTTCTCTTAACAATCGTTGTTCCCCTTAATCCCAAGAGCCTCTTACATCAACAGGAAGTTTCTTGTGTTAGAGGAAACAGTCACCATTAACAGAATGGATTCCTGGGATTCAGTCTTGCTATGAAGATACCTGGTGATAAGAGCTAAGAACAAAGGCAAACCTCTTTCACTTACACTCACCCACCTACTCTGCCTCTATGAATTCTGATGCTTCAAGTATATTCATTAAAATGTGGTGTTTTTAGCCGATTCATAGAACTTTGTTTCCAATCTTCAACCCATTTTACCAAGGAGACAATACAGGAATGTTCAACTTGTTCGATTTCCTGAACTCCTTTGACTGGGAGCAGAAGCCCTGAGAGAATGCTTTGACAAAATGATGAATCATGAATCATTACGACCCTTTGAGATGTCTCTAGCAGAAATAAACAAAATAGTTTCTACAAACATCCACCATGTCCCCTAGAAGCTAGGATAATAACCTTTGATTAACAGTATCAAAACCCACATCAGGGTCTAATACAATCATGCACAATTTTTCTTTGTTTATCTCTACTTGTTGAATATAGACCAAAAGCATAATCAGGTTAAGAATGAACAGTATTAAAAGAACCCCAGAACTCCCAGATGCACTGGAGTTTTCAGAATGAACCatctactccagtggtccccaacctttttatcaccggggaccactcaacgccggggaccactcaatgccttttactgaggcccggtgggggggggtagtttactcctctactctcaaccactgccctgacgctctctgatcgctatggtaatgtttaaacatcccatcaaaataagatacagacacgccacaacaatgaagtgtgttgtaaagggctgggggggatgaagtaaagggccggagggggggggagaaggcgtcctttggggtccacctccaattagtcgaaggaccacatgtggtccgtgacccacaggttggggatcgctaatctactcCATTCAATAAGAGCACTAGGAAAGCAGGCATCAGAGAAATCTGTGGTAGGAGTTTATCATTTTTTGCTTAAATGGGCGTCTtgattatttttggatttttatttctgCCGCTCCTGAGGACTGGCTCGTGGAGGGTTACAATAATAGTCTATCAACACTAAAGCCCCagtaaaaccccactaaaaacagttacaggacataaaaatacaaacatacaaGATAAAACATGGCGGTGTACCTCATTTACCCATCCTCCTAACTTAACACCCCacatgggaggtgaaagggagcCATAGCCAATCCCATAGATGTTCACTAGGGCAAGCGGCTTCttagtggggcgggggggggggagggggctaactGATCTCTCTGCTCTGGCCTccaccataaacctggtggaagagctctgtcttgcaggccctgtggagctcattccaccaggtagggaccaggactaaaaaggccctggccccagtcaaggccaggcgagcttctctggggctgggaatgattGGAACTCGCAGAGTGCAAAgccttgcagggggcataggacaaCAGAAGGTCCCTCAGGAATGTGGGTCCCAgcctgcaaagggccttaaatgttaaaaccaaaaccctgaacagGATctaggctgcaactggcaactaatgcaactgcctcagcacagcctggatgtgggccctccaaggggtTCCTGTGAGGAACCTAGCAGCCGCAATCTGTACCAGTTgccatttccagatcaaggccaagggcagacctgagtagagcgagttacagaaatctatcctggaggtgactgttgcatggatcaccatggctaggtgttcagaggccagatagggcactagtagccgtgccTGGTGAAAGCGGAAAAATGCTGGGCTATTTTGACCTGTGTTTCCAGTCAGTGAGGCATctaagttcctggcctggggtgcggTGGTAAGTTGTGTCCTGGCCAGGACAGGTAAGCTCACTccctaaccacaggacctctgtcttggaggggttgagtttcagatgactctgctcaagccatcaaGCTACAGTTTCCAAAAATCTAGCAAATGGTTCTGGGAGGagtccatccatgaggagatagagctgggtgtcatcggcatattgacagcccagcccaaagctccagaccagctgtgccagaggatgCGTGAAGATGTTAAAGAGAGATGTTAAAGAGTGTTCAACTCAATAAAAGACCTCCTGACTGGCTTTCGTTGGACCAGTTCCTTTGTCTACTGGCCATCCCAGAGGCATTTACCTGCCATTCTCTTTGCACACTATTACCTCTCAAaattattttctgcattttctgTTGAAATTGTTATCATACTTAACTCCAAAGCACACAACTGAAGAGTCTCAGCTGGGCCTACAGTTAACTCACATGCAAacatctagatcaggctttctcaaccaaggtttcatgaattattatttttaaaaattaaacctttaccaggtgatatgaccatatatggccatactGACctacccttccctcccaaaatggcctggaggggctgggaagaggaggggccctgggtgggcatgtccacagctctgcttcccaaccatattcggcaccatctcatcacttctggggtttcttgaagcctgaagaatgtttcaggaggttctcaatgattaaaaaaagtggagaaaggccgTTTTAGATTCCGTGCCTCAAAGCGCAAGATATACAAAATCCACTCAGATGTGATTACAAATTAAAGGACtgttcattgttttatttttatagatatacatatatataaaattccTAACAGCCAAATGGATTCCATTGTTATCTGTGTCCATACTGGTAAAACACTGTGCTGTATACAAACAAGATTTCTCACACCCAAGATGACTGACAGTTCATTTTACATAGAGATAATTTATAATATCTGCAATTGTTAGATCTATACACAATGTACAAAGTTACCTATGTCCAACCTATTTGTTACCAGAGGTAGGGAGAGAACAGAGAGgggtggcagaagaggggaagtgTTCTTTTGCATATAAAAATCCCAAGAACATGTGCTTGGATCCTGAGAATACTGCATCAGTTGCATAACAATATACTTTTCCCTTTTTGTATACAAGGAATGCATGCAAAAATAGAACTGTATAGAATTATTGATGAAAAAAGCAAATATGGTTGCCCATATTAAGCACTGCACATCTTAGTATGAAAGGTAACCCAGAAGGGTCAATGTTGGCCAAAGTTCCAGCATCTGGGAAATATTATTTTGGCAAGTCAGAGTTAACACTTCAAGAGCAATGAGATCTCATCTTTTACACAGGAATAAAAAAATAcgcatttgaaaaaaatatagtcAAGATACTACATAGGTTAAGTTTCACAGTTTTTGCTATTGCACACCTTGGCAAAATTATTTTGGAATCCGTGCACTGCAGCAAAAAACCCTAAAGAGTAAACATGcagaactttttttaaaaaagagaatttaCACCTTGATGTTTTAATTGGcttcatttacaaaaaaaaaaataataataataataaaaaaaaaaacatctcactAATCCATAAGACAGGAGTTCAACTCAAATAAGAATCCAGGACTCGAGATCCAATCCTGTAAGTCCATTTCTGAAATAATGAGCTTCTTGAATTATTAAACCGTGCTTTCCTGGGCTGATGATGATCTCCAACGGGACTGCAGATTCTTCATAATGCAGTTTGTCATGTGATGCAGTTTCTCTTGCATTTCAAAAAGTTCGCTGCCTGAATAGCTGTGGAGGTTTTCTGAGGTAAGCTGAGCAGCAAGGACATTGATCTGGGAAAAGAGGTCTGAGGGCGGCTGTGCGTCTTCACTGGCAGTCGCGGGCTCTCTCAAGTCTAGGAAGAAGAGGAAATGACGTTGGCATGAGGAACAAAATCACTGCGTGTCTCAGTGACAACATAGCTGCTGTcctcttatatgcaacttttgtCCCATAATGTGTCATCGAGTCCTAGTTAAATTGTTGTAACCTCGTAAAGTCATATAGAGGGGGTTTGCTACTGCCTGTCTCTGTaagggacttccttggaggtctcgcaTGCAGATGCTGGCTAAATTTCTGAGATTGGACGAGAACAGGCTAGCCTTGTCTATCATACCCCTCCAACTAATACCAGGAGAGCAGGAAGAGCCCTTTTTCATTCCCCacattccccaaaggagtcccaaagtggcttcctcttcccacaacaatcaccctgtgaggcaagtgaagctgagagaacagctgaaatttttggaaattctgaaatgttttcaggtccaatagacccaaactgaaaattcccacttaaaaaaaaaattgcacaccctAATCAGAACTCCCTCCACTTGCTCAGTCCACGGAAGAGCTCACACCAGAAAGTGTGAGCTCTTTTAACACCCCGCTAGAGCACTTGACACCTGACTGTACATACTGCACTGTTTTCAAAACAGAGCTTGCATTACAGTCCTTGCACAGACGCCCTGTGACAATGCTTAATATTTACCTGCTGGAACTTTCTCTTCATCCGAAGAAAAGGGTTTCTCGTCTGTGCCATTGACGGGCTTCTCTGTGTCCTCCAGAGCACCTATTTCCTCAAATCCACGATATTTTAGCTGCTAATTTTAAAGACAAACAGCGTTTTTCCATTTTGTTGCGATTTTTGCTGTGGGAATCTACCTCTAAGATTGCAGAGGATACATTTTGTATGCTCAAATAAAATAGCAAAAGACACCGCTGAGACACAAATACTCCCAAGTCTAAAGCATTTTTGTGTTAGCAGCAATTGTATTGAAATTTCAAATTCCATGTTTTTTGGGAAGAAATTAAAACTCAAATCTAACAGTAGTGTCCGCACCCTCACTCCACATTTCGTAAAAAAAGATTTCCGTACAGTCGCCATCATAGTACCAATAAGCTTACCTGTTGTTCATGATATCCTTTAAGAGCTCTTCGAACATTGAAGACCTTGGGAGAACGAATGGGAAGCGTTTTGATCTCGGCTGCGGTCAGAGAACTCAAGTCACCCACTGTTCGGATGTTCTTCGCTCGAATGAGCTGTCCCAACCCTCTTGCCCTTCAATGCGAGAAAAGCAGAAGAGGGGAAAACGTTAGATGGGCTTTGCCCCCACCTTTACAAATATTGTGTTACCAGGTATGTATACTAAAATAATTTGATCCATTGCTAAAAATGCTCCTTCTGTTCTTTGCTGCTAGTAAACACACTGCTATCCTGAAAACATGTAAACCTATGCCTATTATTATCCCATATTACATTCTGTGTGGCTGAAGTTCGTGAGACTTCATTGTTGCGGCAATGAAGTCCCACCGACTTCAGCCATAGAGTGTGGTACGTGATAATAGCAGGGATAGGTTTTTGTATTTTTGGTggagcactgtcagggctgtaaaaggtaaaggtatcccctgtgcaagcaccgggtcatgtctgacccttggggtgacgccctctagcgttttcttggcagactcaatacgttttcatggcagcctctgCAGCCCATCCCACCTCACATCAGCTCTGCCGGCCCAGCTGGAGCACAGTGGTCCTTCCCGGGACCCTCTGGTGCTGCTATTGTTAGGGCAGCCTTCTGACTTGAAGCTTTGAGTCGATCAGCCTTGTCTGTGCTTCCTCTCATGATCACAGGAGCTTGATGCGGCCAATCTCCGGTGCCCAAAGCTTTGAGTAGGAGGGGCCtgcccaagaagaaaaaaaatgcctttctttCCCTCATGAGGAGCCCAcagtctcttcctcctccatatCAAGGGTGCAGTAACTCTCCTTTTAAAAAGTAACTACTACTATTTTTTTAAGTGGAGCCAGGTTGGAGCTTCCTGCCACAGTTTCAAGGCTATCCAGATTGGTGGGCTCAGCTGATCCAAGGAGAGGAGACTTGCAaaaatttgcatagccctgcctggagttCATGGAGGCGTGACATAACCCCACCGAAAGAGAATGTGCCAACAGCCCACTTTCTATTCTCGTGAGAGCTGCAAGGCTAGATTCAAAATTCCATCTAGATAATACACCAAGAGTGTACCATACTcaggtgtttgtttttctttctgggaGTGTTAAAAGTATAACCCTCCTGTGAATAAGTACCTTAAGAAATGGGTGACAAAATATTAGCCACAAACATCCGTGAATCAAACTTGGTGCTTACAACTCACCAAATATTTGATGTAATCTGAGGCAAAATGGTGTCGACAGGGGCCTTGCAACCCTGCAGTGCTGGATAGATGCTTTCTGTAGGAGGCGGTAGAGTTTCTTTCACCATTTCATTGATCTTGAACAACAAAGAAAATGATTAAATTTGACTAAGTTTCAAGAGCTgaatacaggaaaaaaagtagAGAATACATAAAACTGAAGCAAGTCTTACTAAACACTTCTTTGAGCTCTTATATTTATGGCTACGAGATCCTGGGGAGAGGGATCCTTTGGTTGGAGTGGTAATAGGCTGGataggaaaagaggaaaaaaggtcTCTCAGGATCACAGGAATACACTAAAACCCTATGATTAAACCTTACTGAAATCCTAAAACTAAAATGAAACCTGCTAATCTAGAAACAGGGCAATGCCTAAGAGTTTAAGACAGAATGGGGTTCACGCCCAACAGAAGCAGCTTTTAAAACTAGCTCAGCAGACTGTTTCTATAAACTGCACATAGCCTTTAAAATTTACCTCCATGGATTTTGAGATTAAGCCTATATGCTTGGAGCCAAAGATGATCATATGCCAGAAAAAACATTTCTGTACACACATAGTTGAATATCTGGttacttcttcttcctccttccttcctgtgccGCATCACACACCACTCTGGAACTCCTGCACTTTAGCACAGGAATTTTTTGGAGGGCAcagggggctttctgggaaagCTGTGAGGGGGTGTCCATAGAAATGCTTTCTGCTGACACATGAAGCTCTTGAATTCCAAGCCTTAGCCCATGATTATGACTGaagaacctccctccctccagttaaTCAGACATCAAGTTCTTGAATCATAGGGAGATTATTTCTTCTGGTAGTCTCCTTTGAATGAGAGAGAGCCATTGGTATTACCTTGGCTTGATGATTAGAAGACGGTTTAATGATTCGGGAAGATGGAGACCCATTTGAAGAATGAGGTCTAATGGCAGGACTTCGCCTATCAATATCATCTGCCAGTTCTTCTTGATAGATTGGATTGGCAAAGGAAACTCGTCGGCTCTGTCCAGAAAAGAAACAGATGAAATGCCCCAATAGTAATGGGAATTTAAGTTCCATAGATTTAGAAATATTAACTTGCTTCCAAGATGCCTCAAAGTAATTGAGGCCCTTCTTGGGAGGCCCTTCATGTCTGATAGCGTGGAAGCCCTTTTCGTTTCTCACTTGACTGCAGCTAACCGGCATGGCAACCAATTCAAATGGCCAGCTTCTTCATGCCAAAGAGAGACTCTCTCTCTGAGACACGCATACTCTTGGGAATTTAAGCTACATCAAATCACGGTTGTCAGCGCTTCAGTGTGCACTACTGCGATTGTGGAAGTTACTATGGGATGTGATCTGAGCCTCTAGGTCATTCAGTACATCAGTCACGTCAACAGGTCACTCCCGCAAACTAACAAGAAGCCTCTCCCCTCcaagtttttttaaatattaaaacagcaaCCCAAAAGTGGACAGAGAGACCAGACCAGGCAAGAATGTGAGAATGAAACGCTGTTACGATAAACTACAAAAACAAGCTGCTTTTGTTCACAGGCTCCACACctgtggcatggagagattcccatctccTACCTCTGAAGcggccagccacagttactggggAAATATCacggactaaaactaccagaccgtGACCGCACAGCCTGGGAAACCCGTAACAGCCAGTATCAAAACAAGTGCTGAAATACCTTGTTTGCAGGGGATggagaatcctcttcttcctgtcTTTTTATGCCTCTCTTTAAAATGCTAGTAGAAGGGGAAGCTGACGGAGACCACATACAGCGTGCCTGCACACCATTTGGGCTTTCACTAATCTTGGCCCAAGTCAGAGCATCAAGTTCCTTCACTTTAAGAGGGGAATCTATGTTATTAATTTCTTTGACATCATCTTGTCCCAAGGCTGAAGCTTCAGCCCCTGTCAGTGCTGCTGGAGCATCCGTTTCTACGCTCTCCTCCTCGTCCGTAGCCGTATCTTGAGCTTctacaggagagccagcagaacactCCAAAGTCTTCTCCACTTCATTCTGAACAATGTCAGCTACTGGTTCACTGGCCTTCATTTTCTCAGCGTGGTCCACATCTGCCTCTGTATGACTTCTACCTTCTAGTTGGCTGCTGTGATGAACAGCTCCTTCTACTGTCACAACAGGCTCCGGTATGCTTTCTGAACCTGGATCCGGGGTAATGGATTCCTTTGAAGTGCATTCTATTGAACTCTGCTCTGACGTTTCTCCAGACCCATCAACATAATCGGGAATCTCCACAGCAGGTTGGAAACTTCCGTTTTCGATGTCCTCTGATTCCTTGGGCTCATCTTTCGGTGTGTAATGGCCCGGCAATTCCCCTGTAGCCTCTATACTTCTGCTTGAATTTTCCAGATCAGCAGGATCCCCAGTGGAACTCCGAGGTGTGCTTGTGGCACAAGGCTCCCCACAGGGGTCTTCTGTGGGATGGGACTCTTCAGCAGCAGAACGGAATGAAGCAACCACTGCTGCTTTGCTAGGTGTCTTCTTGGGTTCTTTTGACTTTGGCTCAGGACTGCTTGCTTTTCTCACCTCTGGGGGAGACTTTTCCAAATGTGCAGTTGGCTTTTCACCACAACAATCACAGCCTTTTGATCTCCTCATGCGCTTGCTTCTTTTGTGCAGGCATTCAGGTGCTTCTGAACGTTTTCTGGAGGCAGAAGAGCCATTAGGAACAGCAAGGCAGGCCTCTCCTGAAAGCTCAGCAAGACCACTTGTGCTGCTGGGTGCGTCAGAATCTTGTTGATCAAGAGCTACAGCCATCTGCTTTGTCTTTGAAGCTGGCCCTGAAGTTGGCTTTGCCAACACTTTGACGGCAGTTTGTTCTGCATCTGAAAGGCCACCACAAACGGAAGCATccacggtttgtttagcttccaaaCAGTCATTAGGTGTAGGAATATCCTTCTCTTTCTCAGCATTCTTATCAGGAAGCAAAGCTATGTCCATGCACTCCTTGTGGTTTAATAAGTCTTCCTTCCCCACTAAAGAGGCTTGGATTTCATTTGCAGTTTCTTGTGAATGAAGCTCCTGGCTTTGGCTTTCCAACTCTTCCTTCACTTGGCTTTCAAGAGAACTGCTAGTGACTTTCCATCTTCCTGACCTTTTCCTCTTGCTTCCTTCTTCTCTAGCCTCAGAGCTCTCAGATTCAGAGTTTTCTATACTGGAAAGCAGCCCTTGGGAGGCCCTTCTCGTCTGATACCGCGGAAGCCCTTTTCGTTTCTCATGGGCGGTATCCGCAGCGAGGTCTTGCAAGTCATCTGTTTCAGGTGAATTACTATCTTCAGATTTTCTAGTATTTACGTTAGCTTCCTCTGGAAGGTTCTTTGAAGCAGAAGGTTCCTTTGTACCTACACCTTCTGTACCACTGCTTCCATGCACAtggctttcttttttatttacgCTTCCTTGTATATCAAGGTTCTTCTCAGGAACAGGTTTCTGCTTGTGTGTGGAATCCTCTTTAGTTTGTGGAGTCTTCTTTGGCAGAGGCTTTTCATCATCTTTATGTCTGTCCTTCTTCTGTTGGCTGTTCTCTTTGTCTTGACTGTCTCCAGCTCCTTCAGTAGTTTCTGGCTTTCGCCTTAAGGAACGCCTTAGTATTTTCTGATTAGGTGTTGTTTGCGGAGTTTGACCTACAGACATGGCATCTCCCAGTACAGTCACCTCTGGAGGAGTATTCTCTTTTGAATCCAAGTTCAGTCCTGCTTTCACATCTGCAACACTGTTCAAAGCATGTTTGTTTTCCATGGTTGTATTTCCAGCTGTTTTCAAATCAGGAGCCTGAGACTGAGCGTCTAACATACACTGAGGCTCTTGTGTTTCCACAAGTAAGTCGCATTCCTCTGTCGGATCACTGGAAGTGGATACTTGCATGTTTTGCTCTTGCTCCGATTCTGTCAACTTTGCTTTTTTATCCTCTGAAAGCTCCACTCTGTTCTGCCTGAGACTTGATTTCCTTATCCCAACAGGACTATCAGACTGCAATTTTGAAGCAGGCTTAGattcttcctttgctttcttgGCTTTAGGGTAAGTCTCCAAAGCATCTATGCTTTCTGAACATGATCTCTTAGACCTTGTGACAGTTTCTTCCATGTGGGGTTTGGAAGTACTCTTACTGGGATTTTCTCTGGAAGAAAGTAGATCCGTACCAACCATGCTGTCCCGGCCATTTAATAAAAGGGAACTTCCAGGCGGTCTAGACCCGTGGTTGAATTTTGAAGGGCTGAAAGGTCTGTCCTCCGTACTATCAAACTTCTCCAAAGTGATGAAGGACTGCCTTCTGCTTACGGGCTGTGGGGTTCCTGAAATGATGTCACCGGAAGAGCTGCTGCTGACACTTGAGCCGCTTTCATTGATAGACTGAACCAATACCGATGGCTCCTCGGGAACTGGGTTAGAGATGCGCAGTTCAGAATCCTCACAATTTACATCTGGACACTGCTTTGCAGAGGCTTGAAGCTGTCCAACAGCTGTagattccattttctccagaagcgCATGTGGTTTGCAGTTTTCAGTAATAAGCAGATCGTTTCCCACTTTTTCAGCCTGCAGTCAAAATAATTCACCTTAACTATTGCAGTGACTGCACTACTTACATCATCACATTTAACATTCTAGTTTTCTACAGGAAGTTCAAGGGTGCATTACCAAGTAACCGCGCATATAGACACTGATGAGACCCAAGACCTAAACCTAACTTCAGAAAtttgcatgttttaaattttagtgtgttcttctgcccttcctccaaagagcagcAACAACCCTGCATGGTAGGTGAGCACTATGTTTCCACTGCCAAGTGTGGATTCAAaaatgggtctcccagatcctaactaTCACACCAACACTGTAGCAGTAGTTTTCAGACTAGCCTTGGCCCATACCACAAAAGCAGCAGCATTTTTAGTGAGAAAAAGAAACTATCACCATTAAAGCTCTTTCAAATATATTAGAAGAACACTCCTCATTGTTAATTATAGATCCTTATACTTTGTTCTGGCAAGATCCTGGAAAACAAGTGTTCCAACTTGTAACTCTTTGCTGTAAATATCTACATCTTGGAAAAGGGGCTTGCTCCAATTTTAAACAATTCCCTCAAATATCCATTGGCACTGGCAGAAGATGCAATCTACTACAGTCCCTAAGGATGCAAGCAGGATCCTGCCCTTACTCAGCCACAGCTGGCCAGAGCATTCAATAAACTGCATCAGTTCTTCAATACTAATAGGCATGCTTTATATGAGATAGCACATGAACACACTGTCAACGCATGCATCTCACTCAAGCAAAAGATTTACCAATCCTTTCCCCATAAGTTCTCCAATAAGATAGTCACATTCTTGAGTTACACTACCAATCCCCAAGGTAAGAACAACACGGGAAGATACCTGAGATATCTCTTTGCCCTCTTCTTCCCCATCTTCTTCCTTAATATCTACCGAGGTTGGTTTCACCCTAAAAAGAAGGCCACTCATTTAAGACGAGAGTTTAAATCattaaagtttacattttaaAGCTCTGCTGGCATCTATTACTTACAAAGAAGTTTCCTGGTCTTGTGTATACTGGGAAAATAAAGCAGTATCTTGGGATGCATCCAGATTATTGTACATAGCAGGAATATCATCTCTGCAAAATAAATATGATAtatatgagggggagggggagggggagagaaggaaagggagggaaagttttttgtaccccactttttactgccagaaggaatctcagagtggcttacgcaATTGACTACTCCTGCGCATGGATTTGGATTTATGGCAGGCCCCACTCTATGAGCTTCTCATAGTGTACCCTGCAGCTGACCTCCCCGAACCATTGGCTGGCCTGGCTTACTGTAGCTCTAGACATTGAAGCGGGTGGCACAtgtgcaaaaacaacaacaaacaaaaaacaaacaaacaaaaacccacaaTTGACTACTCCTtccactccctacaacagacaccctgtggggttgagagagctctgagagaactgtgactggcccaaggccacccagctggctgcatgtagaagaggagaggggaatcaaagctggttctccagattagaggccacggctcttaaccactactggtTCTTAAGGAACAGGccaacaaccctgtaagattTCAAACATTACAAAATACTATAAGCAATGGGAA is a genomic window containing:
- the RIF1 gene encoding telomere-associated protein RIF1 isoform X5, giving the protein MSCADSTTGPGPGPSSSRLLPLLETLEDAAASPGSLTDALLTLTNRLTGEEGKEFAAEVEKCFSQLYKIFKTHIPTENSDLCSAALQALGFCVFNAKIASQLCETEIQELLSIVSSVAVKTSDKNIRTRALWVISKQSFPPEVVGEMVPSIVTMLETVLNKGDLHSLVVEYEALNVIIRLIEQAPSCMEEQAVRWAKLIIPLVVHSAHKVQLRSATALEMGIPLLLQKQQEVAAVTEELMTTKIIPELQKLFSSKNDTYVLKLWPLFVKLLGKTLHRSGSFINSLLQLEELGFRSGSPVVKKIAFIAWKSLIDNFALNPEILCSAKRLKLLMQPLSSIHVRTEALALTKLEVWWYLLMRLGPQLPAHFEQVCVPLIQSTLGLDASLLQGNSSRLSANQSLVTPGSAQKSGAFPFGTPGTPRMVLNSSLGGGAVIPAIQLLGIEMLLHFFLGPEVLTFAKENKVVLSLEPLQCSVVTSPSFFCKHANTFINAIQDGFIAVGKDVSDIVLNAIWKGVIGFVRAAIESGSKKERQSSEVLTMLLQALRTVVMSNELPVLKSLALIEITIKELPPKVLGSPAYQVANMDLLNGTPALFLIQLSFRKDLLECCVRDERFFLNYESLVSSALSGPTSPLAFSESVFVVVNQSAAYLENKEHLWRIWSIVVNPLTEWINQTNEVNQGDALEHNFSAIYSVLLLPVSHIFPASDFPQPTMKSLLRSWSELYKAFARCASLVATAEDNLCCEELCAKIISELDKTQVNRSMLDGLSHVTSIMVDCINFAPYGAKSQPPNKSPQTPSDWSKKKKDPLGKLSSLIRLVALLINSAHILWSKESSPEKLVPVAASVVSILQNIMSHISLPSIISSVLGIITKPLAVFYENARFTDGCKASNTLSCKFEKLWMETISCLQSHYTGSFDSQLLQELSPILCVMFTNKNKQIRSQAAQFWNATFGKVTTLMYPEELKSILCHAKQKVLLLLPGFESTEIMGESNGTYSDSQTENSQWDTKISGIEVKSGGKRDSLLAQSGERRERKDHISPAKTKLEFSLPKTNGKDVILEEENTVDFVFIPPETKERVLTEHQKEVLQTKRDDIPAMYNNLDASQDTALFSQYTQDQETSLVKPTSVDIKEEDGEEEGKEISQAEKVGNDLLITENCKPHALLEKMESTAVGQLQASAKQCPDVNCEDSELRISNPVPEEPSVLVQSINESGSSVSSSSSGDIISGTPQPVSRRQSFITLEKFDSTEDRPFSPSKFNHGSRPPGSSLLLNGRDSMVGTDLLSSRENPSKSTSKPHMEETVTRSKRSCSESIDALETYPKAKKAKEESKPASKLQSDSPVGIRKSSLRQNRVELSEDKKAKLTESEQEQNMQVSTSSDPTEECDLLVETQEPQCMLDAQSQAPDLKTAGNTTMENKHALNSVADVKAGLNLDSKENTPPEVTVLGDAMSVGQTPQTTPNQKILRRSLRRKPETTEGAGDSQDKENSQQKKDRHKDDEKPLPKKTPQTKEDSTHKQKPVPEKNLDIQGSVNKKESHVHGSSGTEGVGTKEPSASKNLPEEANVNTRKSEDSNSPETDDLQDLAADTAHEKRKGLPRYQTRRASQGLLSSIENSESESSEAREEGSKRKRSGRWKVTSSSLESQVKEELESQSQELHSQETANEIQASLVGKEDLLNHKECMDIALLPDKNAEKEKDIPTPNDCLEAKQTVDASVCGGLSDAEQTAVKVLAKPTSGPASKTKQMAVALDQQDSDAPSSTSGLAELSGEACLAVPNGSSASRKRSEAPECLHKRSKRMRRSKGCDCCGEKPTAHLEKSPPEVRKASSPEPKSKEPKKTPSKAAVVASFRSAAEESHPTEDPCGEPCATSTPRSSTGDPADLENSSRSIEATGELPGHYTPKDEPKESEDIENGSFQPAVEIPDYVDGSGETSEQSSIECTSKESITPDPGSESIPEPVVTVEGAVHHSSQLEGRSHTEADVDHAEKMKASEPVADIVQNEVEKTLECSAGSPVEAQDTATDEEESVETDAPAALTGAEASALGQDDVKEINNIDSPLKVKELDALTWAKISESPNGVQARCMWSPSASPSTSILKRGIKRQEEEDSPSPANKSRRVSFANPIYQEELADDIDRRSPAIRPHSSNGSPSSRIIKPSSNHQAKINEMVKETLPPPTESIYPALQGCKAPVDTILPQITSNIWARGLGQLIRAKNIRTVGDLSSLTAAEIKTLPIRSPKVFNVRRALKGYHEQQLKYRGFEEIGALEDTEKPVNGTDEKPFSSDEEKVPADLREPATASEDAQPPSDLFSQINVLAAQLTSENLHSYSGSELFEMQEKLHHMTNCIMKNLQSRWRSSSAQESTV